From the Naumovozyma dairenensis CBS 421 chromosome 10, complete genome genome, the window GATGTTTTTGTTTGGAATTTAAATCTGAACATGGACTATAATCAGgatgataaaaatgatatacCTGGTGCTactgatgataataaaccGTTGGACCCATTATCTGCAGTCCTTCATATTAACTACCACAAGGGTATCCGAATCAATGGACTGGCTTTCGTTTCAAATAGACATACTGGATTATTGGTCAGTGATTCTTCTGGTAAAATCGTATTTCATAGTGGACATCGAAATAATTTCTGGAAACTAGTTTATAACTCAAAGATTCTATGGCACCAGGAGAATGAAAATCTGTTATCTTCGAAAATGGTTTCGGTATCCCAACGATTCTCTTCATCTTTCAAGGATAATAGCAAATATAAGAACAATTTAATTGCCACTTTGACCACTAAATcctttataataatttcaacaAATCCGCATCCCTCCATTTTATTCAGAGAACGAATTTTATCCCAAATTTCAACACcaatttataattattctACAGAATGGTCTCCTGATAAATCAATGGTGGCATATTCGATTAATAATCGcatcaatattttcttcttagGGGAAGATTTGACTGTTGGAAGACATCctttatcaaaatcaacTTCCTTGCTTACTGAATCCATATTATCTATTCAGTGGGTAAGTAATCAATTATTAGGGTTATTGACTATATCacatcaattttttctcgTTGATATTAAATGtccaaataaaatattaatgaagcTAGATTTACTGGTCCATGATTTATTGATCCCACCTGATAAACATTTCCACTACCATAATACCAGGATTTATCTTATGactttatataattttaagATTGGTAAATTTGCAAACTGGTCTGATTTGATATTAAACCTTGTACAGCAGGGTGCATATATCAAGGCATTGAGATTAATCGAGCTTTTTCTGAATCCAAATTTCTCCTTGGCACCAATTTTAAAGTTACATTCAAATCAAACTATAAGAGAGAAACAACTAGCTGATTCATTctataatttatcattagcTACTTTGAAACATTTATTAGGTGAAAAAAACCGTAAACTCGGTGATAAGAGGGCACCATTCAAGGCCAGTTACAATAAGATATTCGACTTATTTACATTGGTGCTTCGTGTCTTCTCCGATATAGATTCAAATTCCAAGACTACATTAACTCGATCGTTCTTAGAACAATCTGTTGACTTCTTTAATAACTTTACGATTGGTCTATATTTTGAAtctctttcaaatttaatattacaAGGTACTATCAAATTGATATCCCCAACAATATTTAAAGAGGCAATCATATTTTATGCAAATTCAGGAAGGTTTGAGACAATACAAAATttggtaataaatttaaatccaATGACCTTAGACGTTGATCTTGCTTTTAGGCTATGCAAAAAATATAACCTAAATCAGATCCTAATTTATTTGtggaataaaatatttggcGATTATACAACACCTCTGGGTGATTTCATTTGTCTCTTGACCAAGAATCCTCAAGAATGTATGTTGCTCAATCAATCTGCTGATGAGTCATTagttttcaattatttAGGATCCATCCTAACAGGGGAACAATATCCTTTAACGCATGTTATGCTTCCAGTGGAAAACGGTATTCAACTAAAGGCAAAAATGGATTTATATAACTTTTTATTGAGCGGAACATTGATACCATGGCCAAAAAAAGGTGCTAATAATGATGGCGACGCACGATCAAAATACAAACTCCATACTATGAGGAAAACCGAACTGGATAAAGAACCAATATTTCCATATTTTCAACTTCTGTTAAACTATAATGTGGAAAATACGATAGCTATGCTCGACAGAGTGTTTGAGGATTCgatatttaattcaatagAGGTCGAAGATTCCTTCAAACAAGATTCGGAAGGGAGAATCATAAAGATCGACAGAAAATACATCATTGATTTGATTGTAGATAtcataaaacaaaaacaaaaacaaaaacaagaagaacatAAAGTAGAACAACTAAATGAGACTATGGTTCTTCATTTGGCAATCTTTGTGTCGACAAATTCAGCAAAATATCCGCAATTTATCAAGTTATCTAGAGATACAATTTcgttattaatatcaattcTTTGTGATTATTACGATAACCATTTAAGAATGGAATGTCAGAAGGCTATTGAGTCGATTCTACCCTTTTACTCTCCCCCGGATCCCAATATGTTTAttctaaaattaaaagaacGGGACTACAATAGggttttattttcttacTATAGACGTTCTAAAATGACCTGTGAATTATTGGAAATGGCATTACTATCtgataatttgaataaagatTACGATATAACACTGGCTGAAATTTTTGACTTTGTTTTATCAAATAGAGATTCAAGAATATCGACACAAAGTCAACGCCTCTCAGAGCAAATTGTAGCCCACTTCGATAAAATTTTAACTGATATGGGAACCGTCCAGACAATTGAAGTTATTCAAAGGTTTGATTCAAACTTACATCAAACAATTCTTGATATATCTGATGGAAGGCGACAACAGAAATACTTAGAATACTTAGCAGTGAATTATGCCAACATTACAACAGTAAATCAGGTTACAACAGAAAGAAATCTGTTTGCCAATGAAAAAATGCGAGAAATATACACGGAATTGAGCTGCCAATATAAATCAGAGGAGGAGCTATTGGCTTGGATTAAAACATTAAACTTGAAAACTGTGCACGTAGATAAACTAATTGAAAGGTTGCGTTCATCAAAAAATTTTGAACCAATGGCTATCGTACACGAGAAGCTATATGATTACGATATGATGGTTAATGATCTTTTACAATGTATTAAAATATGGTTCAAATCAGATACTTCACAATACCAGAAATTACAAAGGTATGTGAAACTAATTATCGGTGTTTCCGATGAATCATCAACGGCAGGAGAAGAGAAATGGACAGAATTGATTGCTTGTTTGATTACTATTTATTCTGGCATCATTGAATCACCACAATTAAGAAATGCCTGTAATAGAATATTACAGgaaatttttgtttccttAGTCCATGCTACCGGGAAAGCGGAAGCTGAAAGATTCGAAGTCAGAAAAAATGATGCGTTTTGGAAAATCTTAGCCCGAGTTCTGGAACATAAGGGTATTGTTCTAATGAAAGCGCAGCATGTTAACGGATTGTTACGTGACATTTTTTCGGTATATACTGTAGAGGAATGTTTATCCTCGTTAATattaaaacttttcaatgattcttCGTACTCGCTAGTTGAAATGTACACTACTTTACTCAAACAGGGGTGGTCTAtcaaaaatgatgaatgtGAAATCTGTGGGAAGAAATTGTGGGGAGTTGGATTAGATCCacttaattcaataatatgGCTAGCTGAGActaaagatattaatattctcGAAAAAGATGCCattgttgatgatattcGCTCAATGAGCCTTGATGTTGTCGTTTTTAAATGTAACCATGGCTACCATCAACGTTGtcttgaaaatttgaaacaaaCAAGCACAAATTTTAGGTGTTTAATGCATGATCGCATAAAAGATGAAAGTACCAAAGAGGAGCAATATGATTTATGATCGGTAAATAACGCCGTATGTATCAGAAATAATGTTATGTGTGTTAATATGATGCGTTATTTGGATTCTTTACAGTAACAATCCtgaaaatcaattaaaacttcagaaaaatgaaaaaacgGCATAGATCGGTTTAGGAAAAAAGCACTGAAATCAAGTATTCTATTTTAAAGCattatttgttattatgtacattaaataatatattcctAAATATctaatgaagaaaacataAAATAATCATGTAATTCTTGAATACTATTCTGTTTAACACACGAACTTGTCACATAACTGGGAAAATCCTGCAGATACGTTTATTGCATTCCAACTTGCTATAGTAGATTATGGGAAAACTAAGAACTattagattattattacacTTTCAGACTATTTGACATTCAATCTGTAACCATGCATTCCAAATTCCTTAAAGCCCGTTATTTTCTCTTATGGTTTGTCCCTacattcaatatttcagcatcatttttgatttattttatcaagTATACTAAAGAATACCCTTAGCGGTTATTTCTGACACCGGTTATCGTTGGTTTCATGGACTACAAAATTGCCGGCGCGAAATTGGGATGTAACTTTATATGctgttgttttttgtttttgaaaaataatcaataaatcTGAACTATCATTTGCTAACTACAGTATTAATTAGAATTAAGAAGGAGAAAACAACCAAAATTAGACTTATAACACTAGAGATCAATCaatacaaagaaaacatGTCAACTATTGTTGGTAACATATATCCTGATGAATTAATTGGGCTTCTTTGTGAGGAGCTAGCTTATAACAAAGGCAGCGTACCATTTTCCAAGCTTTGGGAATTAGTTGCTAATATCATGAATTTATCTAATAAGAAGATTAAGCAATTTGTCTTTCAATGCTTAGTATCGTGTGAAGATATCCGACTTTGCCATGATAGTTCCGAAGAAGTAAGAGACTATAACACAGTAGTTTCGAATCCATCCGCATACCATATTGTACTCGATGAAGATAGACTTTGGAAAATCCTAACAGGCTATATTAAAAAGGAATCTACGATCGGAAACTTTGCTTTTGCTCTATTGTTAGAAATTGCCAAATCGAAGGAAAATGGTGTCAATACCATTGATTTAGCCCAAGCTACTAATCAAGATTCTAGGAGTATCACAGGACGTCTGAAAAAACTAGCCCACTTAGTTGTTGGGACACAGATAGTTTATAAAGGGCATGTGGTGAAATTACTTAAActtaaaaaatttgttaaaGGTTCCGAAAGATCATATGTTAACATGAGAGATCATCTAGCTACAATTGTTAAGATAGtgaaagaatcaaaaaatgGGCTGCGGCAAGTGACTGACTTGAAGCGGGAACTTGGATTTGATAAAGCAAAAAGACAATCAAAGGCATTTACTGCTGCAATCTCATGGTTGGATGAAAAGCAATACTTGAAGAAAGTGCTGGTGGTGTCGCCTAATAATACTGccataaaaataaaatgtgTGAAGTATCAACGTGATTACGATGGAATGAGAAACTCAAATGCATTTGacgatgataatgaaagcTCTGATGAGGATCCTGGTGATAAAAGTGGGCTTGACGATGAGGATGACGAAGATATTGTGGAAGGATTGGAACACTTGAGTACTGGCACCTTATTGCAGGAACCTGGTTTAATTTTAGAAGAGAATCTAAGCGCAGACAAGGATTTTCCATTGCTTAATAGATTTTATCCAATTCAGAATCAAACTTACGATTTGGCAGAAAAATCTGATTTAAGTGGTGCATCAACCATAGAAGTTGTGAATAAAATAACTGGAAAAGAGTACAAAAGGGCGTTTACGAAATACAGTGAATATTACTTAGACTCAGCAGGGAAAACATCACAGGATTCCTCAGGCTTCAATATCATTCGTGTTTACGACTTCGAtggaaaaaagaaatttttccGTTTGTTTACAGAAACTAACTATAAAAGGTTAACAGGCTCATCATCTGGGATGAGCGGCTTTAAGAAAAGAGATGAAATTGCTCAAAAGGATGATTTGTCAACTTTGAACCGGAAAAATTTTGTTGCTCTAAGTAATACTTTGCATTTTACAACTGATCATAGTGGCATCCACACCTTTTTTTGGAATGGTGAAATCAAAGggttgaagaagaataatgGTCTGccaaaagagaaaaaacGGCGTCAGTCATTGGTAGAAAGAGATTCTAATATTGACGTTAGCGAGAAAAACCTGGTGAAGAGGAAAAAGATGGCTGAGAGAAACAATACTATGTATCCTACTTTGATTCACATGGATGCTATTGACCCAACTATTTCTCGAGAACAGTCACAAGAAGAACAAGTAAAGCCTGAAATTATCACGATTGGCGGCTTTTCAGCGGCTTCATTAAGATCATTAAAACGGCAGAAGGCAATAATCGAGGTATTGAAAAGACAAGGAGGAGTCACTTACCTAAAAgaacaattttttgaaaatttgtCGAAATATATGGAATCAAATACCCAAGTAGACAAGAAGACAGCTCGCCGAGATGTAGATCTGATGGTAGCTAGTGGTAAACTTTTGGATAGAGTTGATCCTGTTACGAAACGAAGAATTGTTTTCCTTCCTGAAGTAGATGATGCAACCATAACAAACTACGTTGTCAATGAAAAAGACCATAAAAAAGAACACTTTACGGATATTATTCACAATACAGACATATATTTCTTCGATCAGACTGAAAAGAATAGGTTCCACAGAGGTGCGAAATCGGCAGAAAGGATCCGGAAATTTCAGAAAGGcacaaaaaataagaaagaaacaGTTGATCGCACTAAGAAAGCAGATGTTGTTGCGTCGAATAGATCAATATCGAAGCCAAGAAAGGACCCCACTAAGGAAAGGTCTAAAAAGGCGGCATTTAAAGCATCTAAGAAGCAATCGAGAGAACTTGAAACGTTTTTCCACCTCGGTACGAAAGCTGGACTACAAGCTTTAATTATGTGCGTAGTGATTACGAAAAGTATTAcaaatgaaatcaaatgGGATCTGATTACGAGGCTATTTCCACATAATTCTTTAGATAATCTTAAAAAGCAGTGGACCATTCGGAGGGTAAGGATGGGAAGCATTGGCTGGAAAGTTCACGTAGAGAAATGGAAGAAAGTTCTTGTAAAGGGTATTAAGGATGGGCTCATTACATTAGAGGAAGCAGAACAGTTAGACCTTCCGAAATTAATTACTTTATGGAACTCCTTCAAGGAAGATAGAGGAAAGACTTCGATTTCATTGTACAAAGCTTACGAAGATAATAAgagaaatatttctttagtACGTGAAGACGATGATAAGATGTCTCCTGCCGGACTAATGATGTCCTCCATGGTTCAGAGAGAAATGGCCTCACTAAATAACACATATGCTTTTGATACAGACAAGCCGTCTATTAAAGAACTGATTGCTAATGATACACGAGGGAAAATTAGAGCAGTTATACGGTCCATATTGGTGGAAAATGTTTCTATAaccaaagaaagaattgaagCTTTAGAAAATGTTACGAATGATGAGGTTGATAGAGTGGTTATGGACATGGCTAAAGAGAAACAACTTTATCTTCATGGATCGAAGTTAGAAGCGACAAGTATAGCAGAAGAATTCTCTAACTCTAAAGGAAGAACATCAAACTTCGAGCAATCTGCGACATACTATAAGAGAATATTAGCGGTGTTTGAAGGAAGTAACGGGTTGGTTATGAATACAGAGACGGCTGACACTTCGACATGGTCTTTGATTGACCTTATTTCTCGGAAATCGGTTAATATGGATATAATTCCAATGCAAAAAGATAGTCACAGGCTAAATTACGTGACAAGACGTTTCGAAATTGGCTCTTTGACTCCCCCTTTGATTATCTATCCAAAGAACAGATTAGAAAGCTACAAGAATGGAAAGAATATTTCGATTCCTGCTGGGAAACCATTTTCAAGGCTATGGATTGACTCAACTGGAGAGATTAGGACTAACTTATGGAAGAAACAACTGAGTTCAGTTCTTTTCGAGATTTTATTTTCGCCTGGCATTACTCTTACTTCTTTACAAAAAACCTGTAGCGGTTCTGTTTCATTGCTTGAAGCATCAGAAATTTGCGACTGGTTATTTCAGAAAGAGCTTTTAGCAAAAACATCTTACGGTGGTTTCAAAGTTACATCGAATTGGTATTcattgtttctttaaagtaaataataaatatatattgtatttaaaaaaaattaagtGAAGCATTTGTTGAACCAGGTTGCCTACATCAACAGAGGTATTGGGAACAATAGGGTAAGACATCGAGTATAGAGACAGTCAATGTAGCTATTATTCCTTAGTTTCTTTTATTCTAGtacataatatatactattataCAATACTAACTATAAGTGTTAGTTATAAGTGTTCATAATGAACAAACACTTTTATACTCATCTCTTCTTGAAGCTAAGCGCGCCAGGAGTAAGATAAATAGCGGCGGTGTACGGAGTTACAACCGTCTTAATGATAGACCGTTGGCTTACATCAGACAGACCATTAAGCATGGACTAACAGTTAGGGTCTAGTGCATCGTGTTCAACACTCTCAATGTTTAGTTCAGCTCTTAAAACTCATATCTCGCAACAACATTTACGAATTGAACTCCGTACCCCACcaatttttattatactAACTAAAATCCGGGTAAATTTTATGGCAGTAAACACGGATAAAACTATAgaattaatattgaatattaagAATGATTCCGTCTTCCTTAAAAAATTACAGTTTTTCCAAGCCTTTTATACTTTTAACAGTAGATGACCTACCAGACTAGGACAGGTGTTTAATAACAGCATCTGAATGGCTTGCAAATTCGTATTTTTTGAAGGGTGAGGATTAAAGCCTGTTAAATGGTACTATTTAGGTATGCTATTTGTTGAGCCAGGTTGCCTATATCAACAGACGTATTGGGAACAATAGGGGAAGACATCGAGTATAGAGAGAGCCaatgtaaatattattccttAGTTTCTTATATCtaatacataatatatactattataCAATACTAACTATAAGTATTAGTTATAAGTGTTTGTAATGTATAAACActtttatcttcatcttttctCGAGGCGAGATGCGCCATGAGTAAGATGGACTTGATGGTGTACCGATTTAGACAGACATAATGGCAGACAGTTGGCTTACACCAGACGGACCATTAAGCATGGTCTAAcactattgaaaatttaggGAGGGTAAAACCCATACAGGAGTGTTTTTATATCTGTATTAGGGTGAAATATAGATAATTGTTTGGGCTTTTACACATTGAATCGCCAGAGAAAGTTGAATAGTTCAGCTGGTTGTAAGCCAACTGTCGATAGGGTGTATGAATTTCAGTATAACCTGAAATTCAGTATAACCTGAAATTCATACACCCTACAGGTTATACTGAAATTCATACACCCTACAGGTTATACTGAAATTCATACACCACCAAGTCCATCTTACTCCTGGCGCACCTCGCCTCGAGAAAAGATGAACATAATGTTGAACATAATGCACTAAAGCCTAACATAAATATTATGGAACTCTTCAGAAGGGTAACATTGATGAGATGTTGAAGTATATAAAGGGCAGTATGTTTCATCCAAAGTCTAAGAGCTATATTTATCACAACACCTAAAAGTGTTTGTACATTATAAACTAACACTTATAGTTAGTACTGCATAACAGTATACACAGCATGGATTAGATAGGAAGTGGaggaaataatatttacattGACTCTCTCTGTACTAGATGTCTTCGCCTATTGTTCCCAATACGTCTATTGATGTAGGCAACCTGGCTCAGCAGGTTATGAGCCCATGGGTTTCAGGTTCTGACGCACTTACAATCAAGTTAACAGACGCTTCCAACTATTAAAGGTGGTTCGACAATTTAACCAACAAAGTTCTTACCATTGATGTTTATTGGTTTGAATACCTCCAAAATAGAGGAGTCGTTGACAATATTCAAGCTTTTGCCAACCTCTCACCAGCTCAACGCGTTACTGTAGCAAGCTGTTTTAATATGGCATTAACTACATTGATTATAAACACCTGTGCTGGTGCTGCTCAGACTGAAATTAGTCACTACCTAGAACATTCTGATGACGAGAATGCTATAGAGTTATTAAAGTGGctaaaatcaaaatttctACGCCAACCGTTTCCATGCTCGTTGAAAATTGTTTGAACCTATCAAGCATGACCCATAAAGGCCCTCTTGGAAAAAGGGACTGGGCTGTTAAGCGATCATCCATCATTCTCAGTGGTGTTAGCGAGGATGAATCATTTTATTCAGCATCGCTTGACAATCCCAAGGCTACTTTCCACTCATACCGGAAAAGCATGCTTGATCGCCTCGCTGCATCATTGGTGATCTCTATCTCACCATCTATTAAGGGGAAAATTTTAGATCGCTATGGGGACGACTTCTCAATCTCCACAAAACAAATGGCTAGATTATTAGAGCGTATACCGTCCAACTCTGATACAGAGACCAATCAGGTTTTTAATGCTCATGGtaaaaacaacaacaattccAAAAAAACTTACAAACCCAGGTAATCCAATAGAGAATGTGCAATTTGTAAGGGCCCACATTCTCTCGAGAACTGCGAAGTTCTCAAATCCCAAATCCGCCAAGCccaaattttccaaaaggCGAAAAACacaaaaaacaacaaccaaCATGCCTTCCGATTCATCTGATATggttcatttttcttcgaTGCCGATTCCCCACTCTGGCACCATTAACCATCATGGTACAACTTCATCCACACTTTGCTCAAATCACTGGATCTTTAGCACTGCATGTACTAGTCATATGTCCCCTCATCGTTCTGCTTTCACTGAATTCCATACAGATGTTTCTGGGTCAGTTAAAGGTACTGGGGGTTCAGTTGGGATTAAAGGACAAGGAACTGTTGAACTTAATGGTATCACATTGAATGATGTTCTATATATCTTCCAGTAAATCTAATTTCTATTAGAAAGGCCACTCAGACTTCCAAAAGTGTCTGAAGTATTCACCGAAAACTACATGTTAGTTTAAGTGGTTTTGTGTTATGGCTTATATGTTGTTACTGACCATACAAATTTCTATAGTAAACAGCAATATCTATaagtatataattaatCCAAACTTTTCTCCCGTTTACCCGCACGCtgaattttttcttgtataTGGTCCGTTGGGTCCTTCCTCAACACTAAACCAAGATGAAGCTTTTTAATGGTATTCCCGTCTAGGTCACCCTCGTTTCGAGGATTATAATCAATACGCACATATTCTCAACTTACCTTAGTTGAACTCAGAATATTACTAGACGTCCAACTTGCTCATAGGTAAAGGTCTCAGCTCCAAGGTACATCATCGACTCAAATGTTGCTCTCCCCAAGGGACACAATAAAACTGGACcgaaaattatatataatttaccACATGACATTCAAACaatggaaaaaatatttgagTTACTGTAAATAACATAACGCCATTTCTATGATAGAAGTTCTATATAAATTAAGTTTCGTTTCGGAATATAGATATTTATgttttttccctttttcTCTCTTACTGTTAGATGTAATTTACTTCTTATTGATAGTTCAGGGTTATCTATTAATACGTTCAGggataatatatataagtcTAGTATATTAAGTGCgattatataataagcaGCTAGGATAACAATGTGATATGGTGAATACCGAAAGGGTTCGAAGATTGGTAACATTCTCTGAAGTAGCTCCAGCTGCAAAGTTCTCATTAGAAGTTCTTGAAAGGATCATTAAGCACGGCGTGTCGCATATGCAGGTAAGACCCTGGTCACATTATGTGGGTAATACACTTTGTTAGGATCCTCGTTATACTTGATCAGGGTATAACTAGTATTCAGCTTATACTACCCCATCCTTAAGTCTGTTAACTTAGGTATGGTTTAGAACAACTAAATCAGCCTTACCCTTACCTTTCACTtgctgttattattactctTTCGTCTTCTTTACTTTTTCTTACGTCTTCTTTACTTTcccttatttttttcctgtcaacataaaaaattaataaatataaaaagcAAAACTATCATTTTTAAGCCTTCCACAAATTTTTCTAGAATGGCAAAATACAATATATCAACTTTCTCAACCACTTTATTTCTCGTGTTCCTAGTCAATTTCGAGTTTATCAGTGCTTTCGAGCAATGGTACCATTTATCTCTTCAATAAGCTACAAATGGCATTATGGATTTGCTGGAAATACAATCATGCATgaatgatttgaattatgCGAATAAACATGAAAGTACCGATGCACTAGAGTGTCAAAAAGTTAGACTAGGCCATGTACATGACTCAAGGTCTTGATTGAGAAATTCTATGGTAAGTACCATGACAATAcattgataatgaaaattgtCAGGTATATTTGGATTTTAAAATGGATAAGAtaaccaaaaaaatattgtatGCAAAGCCAGCTGAACTCTTGttcattttgaagaattcgCAACTTTGCTACATGACATAAGAGAAAATGGACTTGAATCCTATAAGGAGATGATCGCAAAGAATTATAATATCTCGTAATGCAGATAGACCCGGTAAAAAAGTTGCCCAATGGTTGGTCAATATGGTCAATAAGGGATTAATAAAGACGGTGACATTGTGGCTGCCCAAAACCTTGTTAagaatattcaaatatcGAAAGAAACTGCAGAAGTCCTGGGTGTATTGGTGCATTCTGGCTCTTGTTTGTGTATTATCAGCCGGTGATATATGCGTCGTCTTGATGACAGCTAAGGGTATTGGGATAACATTTTGGGTATTCCACCTAATCCGTGAACTGACTGatctttttccttttgcTGTTTTtatcttatatatatatattcatcataAAACATTATTTGTAGATAATTCAACAAGAGATAACATGCTCCTTTTCTAAAAAatctttttgaaaatatattgtttaGAGCATAAATAAGATTCCAATATGGTAAGTAACCTGAAAGGAATTGTCAAAGGTTCTCCGCTTGGTTCTCTTAGGGGATCTTGTTTTGTATATACTGTCCATTTTTATACTTCAACTTATTGATGACATGGTTTCTTTCATTGGGAAGTTACTTTTTGAGTTCTTAGgatattgtattttttattttctttaatttttttgattttttatagTTTACGTACTTGTATTGAATATGGAAAGCTGGGTTTGTGTCGTCCAAACCCAAACAATGTACACTAAATCACTCTATTGTTATCAAGGTAACCCTTAAAGTTTACGGCTCAAACGGATCGCGCAGCCATGTAAAACTTTACAGCTACTTCATGCTTTAACATCAGGGATTTCAGAGTCTTCCCAAAACGAAACAAATAGAGAGAAACAGAGAGGAATGCAACGTCGCATGTTGTATATagagaaacaaaaatacaatatgaaaaatataagttATCCAGCTTACCAGGCTTGGCCCAGATGTTTTGAATAATGAACgtgaatatattgaaatacTTACTGTGGGTCATTTATAAAGTCAATTTTAATCACACAATACTGCGTAAATACCAATTTCATCCCATTCCCCAACATTGTATCATCATTCTTAATATCACTGTGATAAAAATTGACATATTCTAAGGAGTTAAATTCTTGAAGTCAGATGttttttgattcaattcCTTATCgtcattcaattttataACATACCCCTCAATTAGATGTGCTAAATTTTCAGCAAATATGCCTTTCAAAACATTAAAGTCCCCAATGTGGTAAAATTACTTCATGATGTCAAAGGTTGGACTACAATCACTACGTGCTACCATTTAACTTGTACCCTGTAATAACTTtaacaaaatgaaaaatttgcCTTGAATTGGCTCTTTAGCTGCATAAAAACTTAGGAAGGTTTTCCAGGCAATTTATTTTAAGAGGGACAATATCCATTTTGTAAGATTAGTTCGATTTTGGCTTAA encodes:
- the TFC3 gene encoding transcription factor TFIIIC subunit TFC3 (similar to Saccharomyces cerevisiae TFC3 (YAL001C); ancestral locus Anc_4.128) — protein: MSTIVGNIYPDELIGLLCEELAYNKGSVPFSKLWELVANIMNLSNKKIKQFVFQCLVSCEDIRLCHDSSEEVRDYNTVVSNPSAYHIVLDEDRLWKILTGYIKKESTIGNFAFALLLEIAKSKENGVNTIDLAQATNQDSRSITGRLKKLAHLVVGTQIVYKGHVVKLLKLKKFVKGSERSYVNMRDHLATIVKIVKESKNGLRQVTDLKRELGFDKAKRQSKAFTAAISWLDEKQYLKKVLVVSPNNTAIKIKCVKYQRDYDGMRNSNAFDDDNESSDEDPGDKSGLDDEDDEDIVEGLEHLSTGTLLQEPGLILEENLSADKDFPLLNRFYPIQNQTYDLAEKSDLSGASTIEVVNKITGKEYKRAFTKYSEYYLDSAGKTSQDSSGFNIIRVYDFDGKKKFFRLFTETNYKRLTGSSSGMSGFKKRDEIAQKDDLSTLNRKNFVALSNTLHFTTDHSGIHTFFWNGEIKGLKKNNGLPKEKKRRQSLVERDSNIDVSEKNLVKRKKMAERNNTMYPTLIHMDAIDPTISREQSQEEQVKPEIITIGGFSAASLRSLKRQKAIIEVLKRQGGVTYLKEQFFENLSKYMESNTQVDKKTARRDVDLMVASGKLLDRVDPVTKRRIVFLPEVDDATITNYVVNEKDHKKEHFTDIIHNTDIYFFDQTEKNRFHRGAKSAERIRKFQKGTKNKKETVDRTKKADVVASNRSISKPRKDPTKERSKKAAFKASKKQSRELETFFHLGTKAGLQALIMCVVITKSITNEIKWDLITRLFPHNSLDNLKKQWTIRRVRMGSIGWKVHVEKWKKVLVKGIKDGLITLEEAEQLDLPKLITLWNSFKEDRGKTSISLYKAYEDNKRNISLVREDDDKMSPAGLMMSSMVQREMASLNNTYAFDTDKPSIKELIANDTRGKIRAVIRSILVENVSITKERIEALENVTNDEVDRVVMDMAKEKQLYLHGSKLEATSIAEEFSNSKGRTSNFEQSATYYKRILAVFEGSNGLVMNTETADTSTWSLIDLISRKSVNMDIIPMQKDSHRLNYVTRRFEIGSLTPPLIIYPKNRLESYKNGKNISIPAGKPFSRLWIDSTGEIRTNLWKKQLSSVLFEILFSPGITLTSLQKTCSGSVSLLEASEICDWLFQKELLAKTSYGGFKVTSNWYSLFL
- the NDAI0J01810 gene encoding uncharacterized protein (Ty-like retrotransposon); its protein translation is MLMVKTTTIPKKLTNPGNPIENVQFVRAHILSRTAKFSNPKSAKPKFSKRRKTQKTTTNMPSDSSDMVHFSSMPIPHSGTINHHGTTSSTLCSNHWIFSTACTSHMSPHRSAFTEFHTDVSGSVKGTGGSVGIKGQGTVELNGITLNDVLYIFQ